The sequence ATGTGGTAATTAATAAGGCTTTGGGTTTATGTATTACTGAAATGAAACTTGATACAGCGATAAAGACCAGCCCATGAAGTCACATTTGTGCCTTCTCTACAAGCATTTTCCTCAGCCTGTTTGattgtttgattgattgattcaTGACTGACTTTCTAAATTTGACCATTTGGAGGATTACGAGTTGGATACTGAGTAGCAAAGTGGGGACTGAACAGCCAGGGGCAGGGCACAGTGGTGAACCAACATGCTAGCAAAAGCATGGTTGCATTTGGTATTTATTATTTCACGGTCTCTCCTCAAAGATTTTTCCAGAATATATTGAGATCTGAGTGATTTGGTGCAAAGTTTCTCCAAAGGCAACAGGTTTGGAAACATAAATGCTAGTTAACAGGTCTACGATAGGcagtaaaaatgtattaaatatatagCATGAAAATGAGAATGTACTTCAAAACAGGCCTTCATATACATTCTCTTCCATGGCCTGATATCCCACTACAAGAAGAGAAGGATAtcagttttgtctttcttctgcttcttttctttcttttctttctttctttcttttttctttctttctttcttttcttttctttctttctttctttcttctttctttctttctttctttctttctttctttctttctttctttctctttctttctttctctttctttctttctttctttctttctttctttctttctttctttctttctttctttctttctttctttctttctttctttttctttctttctgtttctttctttctttccctctctctctctctctcttcctttctctctttcttcctctctctctctctctctttctttctctttctttctctttctttcctttcttaacaTGTCCACATGAACCTACTACTGAGTTAGAAGAGCTGTTTCAAGCTTCCACAGGTTTGGATACCCTTGAGAAAGTAAATGGAATATGACATTTCCTAAAACAGTagtggttatttatttatttatttatttatttatttatttatttatttattcatttattcaggAGGATAAGatgcaaaagaaagcaatttttaattatAACTCCCAAAGAGCAAAACAGTCATCATCTTCATTTCTGATGTATGCAGCTTAACTGGGAGAATTAAAAGAGAAGTGCACCATAGataatttagaaacaaacatCATCAGCTGCAGTATCTAGACCACAAAAGTCTTTTTGTTCTTACAGTAACACACAATTACCCAGAAGCAGCTTGGAGAACAGGTCTGTCAGACCTCACATGTggctgtactgggtctggctgtgATGCAGTTCACCTTCCCAAAACggcccacacagtgctgtgctctccaCTTctagctagaacagcactggtattgCACCAACAACTTGTCTGTTGCTGAGCGGAGCTGACACAGCATCCAGATTCCCTCCAACCACCCCAAAGCcagtaggctgggggtgggcaagaggtggggaggggacataatgagggcagctgacctaaaccaaccaaagggatatttcaTACCATGTAATGTCACAATCAACAATAAAAGgtagggaagggaaaaagagaagaggaggctcttgttatgaagatgtctgtcctcccGTATGTGCATTGAGGTCCTGCTTTCCAAGATGTGGCCGAACATTGTTTGCTGATGGGAAGTGGAGgataattgtttttctttttcctttaatcaTATTATCTTTATCTCATCCTGTGAGCCTTTCTTGTTTCCAACCATATTTactctccccctcttcctttgaAGAGGGGGAATGAGATAGCAATGTGGTGGCATTTAGTTGGCCATTGGTGCAAAACCACTGCAATGGCACAAGAATTAACGGCCAGCAGACAGTTTCCATTGTTCATCGGGGAACTCACTGAAAACCAGAAGGTCTTATTTGGTGTGGGATTCAGAGCAAGTGTCCATGCTGGATGGAGCGCTCTGAGACAAACTGATGGTGCAAAAGTAGATGGACTAAGGCCGATATTctagttagaaaaaaatatttaatacaaacCTCTAAGTAAGGATATAACCTACAAGAGTCCATGCTTGAGCTAAAGGACATATTCTCCTCATTCACAGCCCTGTGTCTGGCAATCTTTGCCGTCACCAGATCCAACATTTTGGCATATGCCCAATTGACACATTTGCAATATTAACACAATAGGTTGCACACTGCTGAGtcaaagaagaagagaaaagtaaaagaagacACGAAATGCTTTTAACTTCAAAGAATTTGGAAGCACTTATATGAGGAAGTTAATCTAACTGTTCTATACTAAGCAATGCAGTAGACCTACTTTCTTCTTTAATACCTTACTGGTAAGGGCAATGATTGTTTATCACACAATATGCATGTTAAATGCATGATaggttgtaaaaaaaaaagaaagagagagagaaacaggaaacacACAGATAGAACAACAGCTATTTGTTAGTAGCCACTGAACCTAGGAGCAACCTTTTGTCCCTTCATATCTGTGTGTTCTTGCCTTTAGATACCACATGCCATAGTTGTGCATGGTTTGACACTGGGGTAGGAAAAGATTCAGAAAGTACTAAGggcaaaaaatatattcttcattttgtttgttgctCCTAAATATGGCTTCTAACAAGAATTTTGCCTGACTATGGGGGAACAGCTAACTCTGGAGGAAATGCACCTCAATTTTTCCCACAGTTGTTTGAATCCATGTACGTTTAATAGaatttttttgtactttttctgGTTTAATAGAGTATTCATGTTTATGGAATTAGTATTAATGTTGTCTGTGCTGTATAATCGCTGtagggaaataatttttaaggaCTTGCTTGAGGCAGGATCacaagtttttcttcctcttttaacTTCAGGGCTTTATTCCACCCCAACTGCCCACAAACCAAAGAAATCAGAAACCGGTCTTGTGTTACTTCTGTTACTTTGTACATATCTTTTGTATTCACAGTTTCGGTTGACTCAGCAGATATTGTGGCGGTTTTGCCTAGCTGGGCCACTGAACTCCACCATAACCACTCTctcgctccccctcctcaaagaaaaaaagggagaaaatatgatgaaaagggctcaatGGTtcagataaggacagggagatcactcaatgattattgtcacaggcaaaacagacttaacGTACAGAggttaatataatttattgtctatcactagcagactagaagctaaaagcaaactaaaaacaccttccccccaatctaccctcttctatgtcctcccccCAGGAGTGCAACggaacaggggaatgggtgctgcggtcagtccctaacgctttgtctctgccgctccttcacggtccctctctgcccctgctccccgtggggtccctcccacgggatgccgtcctgcccgaactgagcctgcgggggctgcccacaggcagcagctcttcaagcactgctcccacacggctccgtaccacggggtccatcccccaggagcaaactgctccagcacgggtcccccacgggcggcagctccccccagaccccctgctcctgcgtgggctcctctccacgggctgcagctccggcccggggcctgctcctgcgggggctctccatgggccgcagcctcctccaggccacctccacctgctccaccgggggctcctccacgggctgcagcgtggagatctgctccgtgtgggacccatgggctgcagggggacagcctgctccaccaggggcctctccacaggccgcaggggaactgctgctgcgtgcctggagcacctcctgccctcctgctgcactcaccttggggttGCAGGGCTGTAtctcacttctctctcccatctgctgttgcacagcatttttcttcccctttcttcaatctgctctcccagagacacaaccagcattgctccctgtctcggctctggccagccctgaatcccttttggagccggatggagctggctctgatccgacatggggcagctgctgggctctgctcacatacgccacccctgcagcctctctgctACCAAGCCCTTTCCACATAACCCCCAAACAGATCAGTAGAGCAGCACTAGGCCAGGTTTAATAGCAAAGGGAAGTGACAGTGAGGCAACTTTTTCAGACTCATTCAGCAGGAGCTGTGTAACTCCTCTGCTCACAGCATGGACAGGTCTGGCAAAAGCTACTTGGAGGAATACTAGGATCATGTGTACAGCAATTGTAATGTAGCCCAACAGACAAGAGTGCAAATCATGGCTAACCTTTCCCTCACTGTTGTGCAAATATATCCTGTGCTAAGATAATGTGGTTGCAGACAGTATGCATTAAGAAGGGTCACTTTGCAGTAGCGAGCATGAACTATGACTagttatatttctttaaaatgcagcagATAGCAGATTGGTAAATGAATGTGTGGTTTTCTTGTAGAGATGATAGTGCTGTAACAAATGCAGACATCCCCTACATGAAATTGGGAGCATATTCATTATGGTAGGAATATTATGAATTCCACGTTCCTTTTGTAATTAGTAATTTTCAGCagaatctctcttttttttttttcctcagtcattTCTTATTGTTATTTCTTAGTCTATTCTTATTCTTAACTATTCTTATTTGTTAGTGTGAACAAGGCTGTAATGGCGAGCACAGGGAAGGTAAGAGAATGATTTTAAACACTGATAATTAGCAAGCAGGAACAAATGTAGCcatttcctttgtcttcttCTCCCTGCAATATCAGTCACTAGAAACACTATTCTTCTGCTCTTTATGATGCTTTTGCATAGgagaaaactttttctctcttgcaaTGAAAATTAGTAAGGCCTCTTCAGCTTTCcataaacagaagagaaatgaggCCAATGCAGGAAGTTACTGGacataaaaaatgcaaatctaCCACTGGGGCAAcatgtttttttgtggtttgaGAGGGGATCTGTTCTTCACAGGACTTCTAAATAAAACCCATAAATGAGTCCGGTACTcacatttttttactttttgttttaattccttttgtCATCATGAAATTTACTTTTGTGGCATAGACAGACAGTTTTGACACACTggcttattttcctttttacagtGTTTAAACTTGTGGACTATCATAAACACCAAATATCATTTTATCTCCATATTCATCCCCAATTCAGCTTACTTCCTTCTAAGAACCTATTTCCTGCAAGAGATAGCCCTTTTCTGTAAGGTTTTAGCAcctctgtcttccttttttttcccccatgaaaAGTGGGAATTAAGAGTAAAAAGTAAAGAGTAAAATACTTTCCACATCAGaaaagtgtattaaaaaatattttgttattaattaattaatttttgctGTGTAATTCATCGAAATCAGAAATTATCCAGATTCACCAAAATCTGAAATAGTGGGGTTCCCCAGACCTCCATTTTAGGGCCTTTTCTCTACTGTCTTTGTAATTGATCTGGACACGGGAATCAAATGCACACTAAGTAACTTTTAGAGATGACGCTACATTAgaaggagctgttgactccttCCAGGgtggagaggccttgcagagagatcttgacagaccagagggctgggcaatcgTCAACCATACGAAGTTTAACAAGatcaagtgctggattctgcacctgggatggggtgACGCTGGCTCTACGTACAGACTTGGGGGATGAGAGGCTAGAGAGCAGCCCTACAGAGAGGGATCAGGAGATTTTGATCatcagcaagctgaacatgagccagcagtgtgctctggcagccaaaagggccagcCGTACCCCGGGGTGcgtcaggcacagcactgccagctctttgagggaagggatggtcctgctctgctctgcgctggtgtggcctcaccacgagtgctgtgtgcagttttgggcaccatggtacaagaaggacataaaactattaggaGGGCTATAAGGATGGTGAAGAGTCTAGGGGGCaggatgtatgaggagcagctgaggtcccttggtttgctcagcccagagcagagcaggctgaggggaggcctcatggcggcctgcagctccctcacgaggggagcggaggggcaggcgctgagctctgctctctggggacagcgacaggacccgagggaacggcatggagctgggacaggggagggtcaggctgggtgtgagggaaaggttctgcacccagagggtggccaggcactgggacaggctccccagggcagtgttcacggcaccgagcctgctggagttcaagaagcctttgggtaatgctctcagacatggggtctgatttttgggtggtcctgtgtggaaccaggagttggacttgatgatccctgtgggtcccttcgAATTTGGGATATCCTGTGatttaagttatttatttatttacattcaaTGAGTTGGAAAACCAATACCCATCTAGCTGTATTTGTTTATGATTTTCTTAACCTCTCACAGCTAACTACTTCATGTAACACATTCTTGCATGCCATTTTCCCAGGACTACTGATCAGAACAATCTTGACACTAACTTCCAAGTTGCCTAGCATCTATTCGTCCACAGGGTATTGCACAACTCCTGATGACACAGAAAACTACTCCCAAACAACTTCTCTGACATCTCAACAGTCTTGTTTTTCTACATCTCATTGTGGGATTCCTGATAgcaatctgttttgttttccaagaaatTCAAGGTATTTTGGAACACAGACTCTCAAACAGATGAGAATTTTACTTACTCATCTTTAGGAATGGAAGCTGCCTGAGATACCTTGCTCTGTATGACTTTTCTTTTGTTACCAAGGCCTCCGTGGGTAGGATTCTCCCTCAAGATTGCACCAAACCACTAATCAGGCTGAATTATATCTTTAGTTTCGTAGCAGGTTAGAAATCTACATCAAACTTTTGAATTGCTCTTATACTGTGTGATAGACTGGTTCAAACACGTTGATTTGGGTCAGCATGATTCAGCCTTATCAGGACTAGTTAGATCACAGCTGCTTAAACTGAGACACCTGTTATAGGGATGGctataaaatgcatttagtCTATGAAGAAAGCTTGTGTTCTTCAGCAGCTTTAAAACATACATAATTTTAAGTGCTAACCATGAAGTATGTCTACACGGCATGATACAATGCTGTGCAGAGACCAGTGAGAGCAGTTAAGGTAGCTGAAAGCAGTGCTGTGCGTTTTTCATGAAGACAGTTGAGGGTTCAGTATGGAGAAAGGGCACtaagaaggaaaaagctgagggCAACTTTTGAACACACATGAACTTTCAAACCAAATACAAACTTTCAAAAAGCATCAGGCTCTATGCATTTATGTCATATTTCTGCAACATCTGAATTGCACCAGTAAGTAATCAGACAAGCTTTGTATGTCACATGTTATTTTGTAACATGCAAATGGTAGTTGCTAGAATTTTCCGCAATTACCAGAAAGTGTTCAGTAGATTATATCAGCTGTTTTATGGTGCTAACATTGATAGTACTTGTTACTATCCTATTACATCACTTTCCTGTCATGTAATGCAGTCTTGCTAGCCATCACACAAATGTATGTTATTTTATAAAAGAACATGGTCCTTTcaaatagaacaaaaaaaagactgttaaaaaataaacaaacaaaaacatcctgtgttttgctgttccagactaaaatacagaataataattttgaagCAGCTACGCTTATTAGACATTCTTGCAAGAGGGTTTTGTATATTACTTTGTACTCTGATTTCATCACCTGGTTTCAGCCACTAAAAGCAAGGCGTGCCAGAGTGTCCTTGGATTGAACTCCTGAATCAATGAGAGTTTTGTCATGCTGGGAATGGAAACTTCCAAGGAGCTGGTTAAAGTGCTACTAGTTTTACTACATGGCACTCTTTTCCCCGAGTTACCTCCTGAATATTTCATCAGAGCCCAGTGTGACCAGAATTTCCAGCTTGGCCAGGACAGCCCTAGAATATCCCAGCATCCAGCAGATACTTTATTGCTATTTTCCCCAGCTTCACATGGAGGAAACAGGATATTTCACTGTAAGCCATGCCTAGGAATGTACCCTTTTGCAGCATGGTAACAGGAGACAGAGGCCCTGTATCACAACACGGGGTTGTGTTGTGATACAAGTCATATGATTTATTATGAAATGATGAACAGAATATGTTCAGCATTGCACTAAATGTTGGTTAGTATGATGAGTCCGCAAAGCTTATATTTAATCAGGTAACCTGGCACGGGGCCTACACAGATGACTTGACACGTGTTCTGTtctctttattctgttttctgtgattgCATATGTatactagaaaaatatttaagaacttCTTACAAACAACAATAGCAGTCAATAATCCAGCATAAGCAAACAAGAGAAGTTCCTTTTTAGCTGCGTGAAATAGCACCTGAGTTTTCAAGTTACAGGCAGGTATGTGGTCTTCTGACAATGCTAACAGACATGCTCATCACTGAAATTCAGATacactttttgaaaaaaaaagtctaactCTACTAAATTTCAGTTCAGGTAACTAAATTCTACTTATGCAAGATCCCCATCTCCAGTATGAGCCAAGTGCAATCAACcacaaaataaacatgtttaGCATCAAGGACAGATTAAATTTTAGCTGAATCACAGCAACATATCACAATGAGAGAAAAAGCAATTAGCAGTAAAACTATTGGACAGAATAGATTTGACAAATAGGAGTCATCACTTAAGACTTCTGAGGAATTTTTAGTCACGTAGCTCCTAAAACAGTCCTGCGTTGCCTTGCTGTTCTATTTCTCGaggtctgctgctgctgagagaagGTGGCAAAGCTCGTGCCCAAACCTACAGGCGCTGAAAAGGAAGACACTGTGTGCCATCTTGTGGATATCACAGGAACATTCAATTTTGTTCTGAGGAGATATTCagaaaagtcaggaaaaaaaaatcattgagaaggggaaggggaaagggaaggggaaggggaaagaaaaccaTGTATATATTTCCTTAAATACAAATTTTAGGCTGATGCTTAATTCGTTACTGTCAAGAGGGAATGTATTCTGGACATTCTGTTtcgttttgctttgctttttgcccTTCAATCGCCCACAATTCCTGCCAAGATCCTAGTTAATATCCAAGACGCTCCCATTAACGACCGTCAGGGAGAACGCCTTTATGTTTCGTAACTACGTACGCGGCAGGAGCACATTTCCTGCGTTTCTCCTTGTTACGCGTACTGCCACCGCTGCGTAACTGCTCATTAGCAGTTACACCGCTCACGAGTCTGTAGGGCAGCTAAAGCCCCTCAACCCGGTGAGTTTACACCTCAGCACAGGGCGGGCGGCGTGGCGCTGGGGCAAGGCAACGCCGCCGGTGCCGGGCCtgccccccccctgcccccccagcacggTAACGGCAGCCCGGCACCACGGCCGTTACGCAACGCAAcggccgccccctgcccggccgggcggggcggggccagcACTTGGCCGAGCCCATTGGCGGAGGGGAGGCAGGCGCTCTCCGCCGCGTCCCGCGGGCTGCGCGCCGAGGCGCTCGCCCCtcattccccccccctccccgccacccGCTTGGCGTCGCCCTCGGCGAGGCAAaagcggggagcggcggcgcggAGGGGGAGCGGCGGGTGCGGCCATGAGGCAGCTGCCGTACTTCTGCCGCGGCGAGGTGGTGAAGGGCTTCGGCCGGGGCTCCCGCCAGCTGGGCGTCCCCACCGGTGAGCCGGCTCGGGCCGTTCaaccgccgccgccgggcggcgggaggaggtggggggccggggcgggtgGGCGCCGCCTGGGACGCGCCCCGTCCCCTCGCCCCTCGGTTCCTAAGCGCACGAAGCGGCGTAATTGCGATTTTTCACCTCAGATTGTCGCTGGGGGTAACCGGGAAGCTTTCTGGGGCAGGTCTCGGGGTGCCGAGCTTGCGGCCACGCCTGTTAATTACCGAAGGCTTTTGTCCTGGTATTTAAATACCCGCTCGGTGTCgcgggctgggggagggaggtgcCGCTGCCTGTGGGCTTCGGTGGGGATCCAGCAGCCGTAAATTCTTCCAGAGCAGCTTGGCGTCTGGCACGGCGAGATCTGCCCGTCCCGAAAGTAACTGAGGAATAAATAGTTGCTTGGGAAGGTGCCTAGGCTCGCTGTGGAGGAAGTGTGACTTAACCGTgtagttttcaaagaaaatgccaGAAATCCACAGATATAAACGCCCTTAGAAGCAACGTGTATAAAGGTGACAGGTGATAAGGATCGTACTTTCACACATTTTTACATACTTACTAAGTAATTTTTTTACTACCTGCTAGGTAGTTTTGAGGTTATTTTATATTGCGGAAGAagcttggttgtttttttgtttttttttctctttgaccTTATTAAAGCTGTAGTGGTCATCCTAATCATGAAACGTGTACCAACTGAACGTTCGGCATATGTTTCTTAATGTTTGCTGCAGAGTGGCATGTATGTAAAACAGCACGTGCGAGAGATCTGATAACTCTGGTATTACCACAGGGGCTGAATTTTACAGTGCTGTTTTATACTTCATATCTTGCTAAGCGGCACGTTACATCACAGTCGTCATCGCGCTCATAAGCGTTCAATTTGTAGGCAGAAATTTTAAGCCTTGGAAGGTTCTGTGATGCCCTGGAGTTCCACAAGGTCACTTAACGCTTTACCCTTTCTAAAATTTTTGCAGCAAACTTTTCTGAGCAAGTAGTTGAAAGCTTTCCGTCTGATATCTCTACTGGTATATACTATGGATGGGCCTGTGTTGGAAATGGAGATGTGCATAAAATGGTTTTGAGCATAGGATGGAATCCTTTCTATAAGAATACTAAGAAATCAGTGGTAAGAGCTTTGCTTTGTGCGGTACTTTGCCTAGAAATTCCATTTGCTGTTAGAAATGTATTTGGTATCAGTCTTATATGTTCgtattttgaagagaaaatagTCCCTGTAGCCAGACGGGATGTAGGCATAGATGAATAAAGCTTGTTCTCTTTGTCCTATTCCATCATTGCTTAAGTACTTCAGAGATCaatatttatctgtttctgaaacagTGGTTGCTTATGGTGCTGATAGCTAAATAAGCATAAGCATAATAGGTGCTTTGAATTGACTAGGTATTGAGATCCCTAGCGTGAGCTGGGATGATCTAATCTTGTCTATCTATATTAAAACTAAGAGATGTGGGGGCACcttaatatataattattttctgtacttttcttAAATGATGGAATCCATAGATGTGGTGCTGTGGCTTGATATACAGAATTAGTATTCAAAAATGTATAATAACAGGATGGGGGAGTTAAATTCTGAGCTGTGACAGCAGCGTTTTTCTTGTTGTCAGGTGCTGGTGTTTCTCCTGAGCCTTGCAGAGAGCTCTTTTTTAGTTGTTGAAAACACTTTTGTTTGGGCATGAATCTTTTCCTTCGAAGATTCTAAGTTTATGACTATTCTGATGCCTTTGACTTTTATAAACATACACTCCAAATTTTTTGCAGCTACCTTTTCTGAGCAAGACATAGGATGGGGAATCCTTCCTCAGCTTTCACTCCTGGAATTCTGTCGTTCATTTTCCAGATTTTATCATTCAGAGCTACTTGTAAAACCAGTCCTTAAGCCAGCTATTTCAGCATGTCTTCATAGTTGTTTCATCATGAAGTTAATGAAAGATTAAACTTTCTTTGTTGTTTGCtgctttataaatattactTCTGGGAAGCAGTGAAACATTCCTCTTgaacatttctcctttttttttcttctttttaatttggctATCAGAATACTCTGtggtgaaaaatatttcttaaactCTGTGCAAAGTACAGTCCTCCCTCCTTGCAGAAGCCCTAGCCTCCTAATCTTGCATTGTACATACTAAACGTCTTCGTTTCATTGGTATGTGTTGTGGTGAATTTGTGTTAAAGGTATTAGCTGAACATACTTActgtgggggggaaaaagtcCCAAGTTCATCATAAATGCCAActaatttctcttcctttaggAAACACACATTATCCACACCTTCAAAGAAGACTTCTATGGAGAAATCCTCAGCATAGCCATAATTGGGTATATTCGACCAGAAAAAA is a genomic window of Anser cygnoides isolate HZ-2024a breed goose chromosome Z, Taihu_goose_T2T_genome, whole genome shotgun sequence containing:
- the RFK gene encoding riboflavin kinase codes for the protein MRQLPYFCRGEVVKGFGRGSRQLGVPTANFSEQVVESFPSDISTGIYYGWACVGNGDVHKMVLSIGWNPFYKNTKKSVETHIIHTFKEDFYGEILSIAIIGYIRPEKNFDSLEALISAIQEDIEEAKRQLDLPEHRKLKEDNFFHPPGGKIVNNH